The Deltaproteobacteria bacterium genomic interval AAGACGTTGCAATGACAGGCGAGATAACTCTAAGGGGGCGCGTCATGCCCATTGGCGGGGTAAAGGAAAAGTGCCTTGCCGCGCTCGGAGCAAAGATGAAAACTGTACTTTTGCCCGAGCAAAACAAAAAGGACTTCGACGAGATACCCAAGGTCGTAAAAGACAAGATGAAAATCATCTTCGTAAAACACATGGACGAGGTCTTAAAGCACGTCCTCAAGAGCACGCCCGGCGCCAAAGAAGGCAAAAAGACAACACAGGGCGGCAAGAAAAGGCCGCACGCAAGGCCTTAAAGCGGCAACGCCGCGCCCAAAGCCGCGCGCAAGATGACAAAGATAAAAGGATACGGCGAAAGGGCCTTCATAGAGAAAATAGCGCGCATCTTCGGCGAAAACGGCGCTAATGTGGTCAAGGGCATCGGCGACGACGCCTCTGTCACGCTGACACCCAGATCAGACTATCTCGTCACGACGACAGACTCGCTTATCGAAGGCATCCACTTTCGGCGGGAATGGACGACCGGACGGTTACTTGGAAGAAAGCTCGTCAGTATCTCCGTATCGGATATAGCGGCAATGGGAGCAAACCCGGAGTTCCTGCTCATATCGATAGCTGTGCCGGAAAATACCGACGTTGAATTTCTAGAAGACATATATCTCGGCATAAAAGACGTAACATCTGAGTTCGATTTTCCGCTTGTCGGCGGCAACACCGCGGCCTCTACGGCGCACATGATGCTGACATCGACGCTTCTGGCAAGCGCAGACAAGCAAGCTATCGCGTACAGAAATGGCGCTTTAGAGGGCCACGACATATACGTAAGCGGCACGCTCGGGGATTCATCACTTGGGCTCATGGCGCTAAGACAGATGGGCGCTGCTGCAGCAAAAGACGAAAACTACGTGGATGCTGTAGCAAGACACCTTGCCCCCTCGCCTCGCCTAAGGGCCGGGCTTGAGCTTACAAAAAGGGGCATCGCCTCGGCCATGGCCGACATAAGCGACGGGGT includes:
- the thiL gene encoding thiamine-phosphate kinase codes for the protein MTKIKGYGERAFIEKIARIFGENGANVVKGIGDDASVTLTPRSDYLVTTTDSLIEGIHFRREWTTGRLLGRKLVSISVSDIAAMGANPEFLLISIAVPENTDVEFLEDIYLGIKDVTSEFDFPLVGGNTAASTAHMMLTSTLLASADKQAIAYRNGALEGHDIYVSGTLGDSSLGLMALRQMGAAAAKDENYVDAVARHLAPSPRLRAGLELTKRGIASAMADISDGVFLDAWRIAEASNTGFEIDSDLLPLSAKARRHIEKHPDDAPDILRGGEDYELIFTASPDKKSDVAGLAAELKTPLTRIGTVTAKEKGAVITGASGNALKGAGIAGYEHFMPAKKDP